A DNA window from Trypanosoma brucei brucei TREU927 chromosome 11 chr11_scaffold01 genomic scaffold, whole genome shotgun sequence contains the following coding sequences:
- a CDS encoding uncharacterized protein (similar to 14-3-3-like protein GF14 iota (General regulatory factor 12). (Swiss-Prot:Q9C5W6) (Arabidopsis thaliana); similar to 14-3-3 protein epsilon (Suppressor of Ras1 3-9). (Swiss-Prot:P92177) (Drosophila melanogaster)): MAGFQIPEKREQLTVMARIAEQCERYDEILVCMKRVVKLNPVLSSEERNLLSVAYKNVIGARRACWRSISALEQKEDLKKEKNVTLIKAFKRQIEKELSDICIDILELIEKHLLPNAETDETKVYYLKMKGDYHRYYAEIETNTEEQKDKALEAYTQAMQYNASLKPTSPIRLGLALNFSVFYYEILKSPDRGCQLAREAFEEALSDPDVLDEEQHKEAALIMQLLRDNLALWTEDAHPEGRDDGTAMEELE; the protein is encoded by the coding sequence ATGGCGGGCTTTCAAATACCTGAAAAGCGCGAGCAGCTTACAGTCATGGCGCGGATCGCTGAACAGTGTGAGCGGTATGACGAGATCCTCGTTTGCATGAAACGGGTCGTAAAACTGAACCCCGTCCTGTCGTCGGAGGAGCGCAATCTTCTCTCCGTCGCGTATAAAAACGTCATTGGAGCCCGTCGTGCCTGTTGGAGAAGCATCAGCGCACTGGAGCAGAAGGAGGAtctgaagaaagaaaagaatgttACACTCATTAAGGCCTTCAAGCGCCAAATCGAAAAGGAATTAAGTGACATTTGCATCGACATTTTGGAACTTATCGAGAAGCATCTGCTGCCTAATGCTGAGACGGATGAGACGAAAGTGTATTACCTCAAGATGAAGGGCGACTATCACCGTTACTATGCCGAAATTGAAACCAATACAGAGGAACAGAAGGACAAGGCGCTGGAGGCTTACACGCAGGCAATGCAATACAACGCTTCATTGAAACCGACGAGCCCTATTCGCCTCGGACTCGCATTAAACTTCTCCGTTTTCTATTACGAAATCCTGAAGAGTCCTGACCGCGGTTGCCAATTGGCACGCGAGGCCTTTGAGGAGGCGCTGAGCGATCCGGATGTGTTGGATGAGGAACAACACAAAGAAGCGGCACTCATCATGCAACTGTTGCGTGACAACCTCGCCTTATGGACAGAAGACGCACATCCGGAAGGACGGGATGACGGAACTGCGATGGAGGAATTGGAGTGa
- a CDS encoding hypothetical protein, conserved (weak similarity to NADH-ubiquinone oxidoreductase chain 5 (EC 1.6.5.3). (Swiss-Prot:P04540) (Trypanosoma brucei brucei;)): MIRHPFIIIFFCFPLHLFVFSPLSSYISCLHTFFSWLFFFPFTISFVFCCFCCLLLFFLSLLCFLFFEVFFSFFPLFFLKFLHIMGIFGFYLCFLFFFIIFIITLNFVYYCFSFVCFVTFCCSHYYHCTQPSRVVVVVSFFFFSCAVVKEIQSRKKRIITIIKRIEQREKERERQNR, from the coding sequence ATGATACGACACCcttttataattatttttttttgttttcctctccacctttttgttttctcgccTCTCTCATCATATATTTCTTGCCTTCACACATTTTTCTCatggctgtttttttttccatttacgatttcttttgttttttgttgtttttgttgtttgttattattctttctttctttactttgttttttgtttttcgaagtttttttttcttttttccctttgttttttttaaaattcctACATATTATGGGTATCTTCGGTTTCTAtttatgtttcctttttttttttatcatttttattattactttaaattttgtttattactgtttttcttttgtttgttttgtcaccTTCTGTTGctctcattattatcattgtacACAACCGTctcgtgttgttgttgttgtttccttcttttttttttcgtgtgctgTAGTTAAAGAGATTCAatcgagaaaaaaaagaataataacaataataaaaaggatAGAGCAAcgtgagaaggaaagagaacgTCAAAATAGGTGA
- a CDS encoding DNA repair/recombination helicase protein PIF1 (curated by P. Englund; similar to DNA repair and recombination protein PIF1, mitochondrial precursor. (Swiss-Prot:P07271) (Saccharomyces cerevisiae;)) — MLRRLLQPAYNVALSGTSASTLPRKSASVGLVRTALMPVDYNAGALFCAMRFTSGTEKERKREPKRGSKRRSKATTTLSTPTDAQTSVTGAREGVALPQENMPDAIQPPATLEVRAAEVKEEPLAATPPQIQPQEETMGPIDGEPQLPLHSTLVYNALTGRMTSETSPSFLCLKSIGFGVNNKRQLYVEKPDVLRDLAQRMRKGTATLPSNWPVTIIRALGVILRNRRVEDPAEAIQQMMQVKINNLTHSRYAAVVNAVGDTDLQNILDGGLADEFVAVDLNEEQEKVINLALKGHLMYIGGSAGTGKTVLLRALCRRMQAEGLRVAMTATTGVAGCHIGGSTFHHAMGVSAQGDFVRKNHLLSYDAIIIDEVSMLPKKMFEEFDRVLREEAGAPDVPFGGVQIILCGDFLQLGVINEPPIIHSTTFREKFVKIRLETQVRQAKSSLFADALQQMRVGLVPESLTASVEQLPPGTMVPAAVNLLPTNKEVNTANEEELKRLPGDAVTLTPETGITALRCDTTATLLMRTTKDFKVEEFTKHLRGLLQATVDIPRASMVSAYRIYEDGHAVRVYLPQSESVAWRDAIRERFLEVAGLINDLDIGATVTEIIPSGDGLHTPEHEECLQRLMAKHPIAQPLTLKKGCRVLLRTNLTSRLVNGSIGTVVDFVECSMENIPVALRCERVNRCVDRYRIYCTMECGMPVPLLPVVKFHSGETIVVPPWEFLVGGNPITQYYSLSSVSLPLSLAYAFTVHKVQGLTLVGRVHLELSRMWPCEHLLYVAMSRVRNPEQLSMSSFDPKMVLANEACVKFDRELNTVDNLPSLAEYPVSSWKRCNDMVYHLRRQGTSLDRYLQNGAAKEGGSVPVQQLGLSGPVKGSLEHSMVVSRRLRKLIKQTERTIRMHERRQKKMAVEGAKQTDTTKASSGESLE; from the coding sequence ATGTTGCGTCGGCTCCTCCAACCAGCGTACAATGTGGCGTTGTCGGGTACATCAGCTTCAACTCTACCACGTAAAAGCGCTTCTGTCGGACTCGTTCGCACCGCACTGATGCCTGTTGACTACAACGCCGGTGCACTATTTTGTGCCATGCGCTTCACCAGTGGAACGGAGAAGGAGCGCAAGCGTGAGCCCAAGAGGGGCTCAAAGCGACGTTCCAAAGCAACGACGACCCTCTCAACACCCACAGACGCGCAAACTTCAGTGACGGGGGCGCGGGAAGGCGTTGCACTGCCTCAGGAAAACATGCCAGACGCCATCCAACCCCCTGCCACTCTGGAGGTGCGCGCCGCTGAAGTTAAGGAGGAGCCCCTGGCAGCCACACCACCACAAATTCAGCCACAAGAGGAAACGATGGGGCCAATAGACGGTGAGCCTCAACTACCCCTTCATTCGACGTTGGTGTACAACGCACTGACTGGCCGTATGACATCGGAGACATCACCATCCTTCTTATGCTTGAAGAGCATAGGGTTTGGTGTCAACAACAAACGGCAGCTGTACGTTGAGAAGCCCGATGTCCTCCGGGACCTCGCGCAGAGAATGAGGAAGGGTACGGCGACGCTCCCCTCCAACTGGCCCGTAACAATTATCCGTGCCCTCGGGGTGATCCTACGCAACCGCAGAGTTGAAGATCCAGCCGAAGCGATTCAGCAGATGATGCAGGTGAAGATTAACAACCTAACGCACAGCCGTTACGCCGCCGTTGTCAATGCTGTGGGCGATACGGACCTGCAGAATATCCTAGACGGTGGCTTGGCCGATGAGTTTGTTGCGGTTGATCTTAACGAGGAGCAGGAGAAGGTCATTAACCTGGCCCTGAAAGGCCACTTGATGTACATTGGTGGCAGTGCTGGTACAGGAAAGACGGTTTTGCTACGCGCCTTGTGTAGACGGATGCAAGCGGAGGGATTGCGCGTTGCAATGACGGCCACCACAGGTGTTGCTGGTTGCCACATTGGAGGTTCAACCTTCCACCACGCCATGGGAGTTTCCGCCCAGGGTGACTTCGTGCGAAAGAACCACCTATTGAGCTACGACGCTATCATCATTGATGAAGTGTCTATGTTGCCTAAGAAAATGTTTGAGGAGTTCGATAGGGTTCTCCGTGAGGAAGCTGGTGCGCCGGACGTGCCCTTTGGCGGGGTGCAAATCATCCTCTGTGGTGATTTCCTGCAGCTAGGTGTGATCAATGAGCCCCCGATAATCCATTCCACTACTTTCCGGGAGAAATTCGTGAAGATCCGCCTGGAAACTCAGGTTCGCCAAGCCAAGAGCAGTCTTTTTGCAGATGCGTTGCAACAAATGCGTGTAGGACTTGTGCCGGAAAGTTTGACAGCGTCTGTTGAACAGCTTCCACCGGGAACTATGGTACCGGCAGCCGTGAACCTTCTTCCAACCAACAAGGAAGTAAACACAGCGaatgaagaagaactgaAACGCCTTCCCGGAGATGCTGTCACCCTTACGCCGGAGACGGGTATAACAGCTCTTAGGTGTGACACCACAGCAACACTCCTCATGAGGACAACGAAGGATTTCAAAGTGGAGGAGTTTACAAAGCACTTGCGTGGATTGCTGCAAGCCACAGTTGACATCCCTAGGGCATCCATGGTGTCTGCCTACCGTATCTACGAAGATGGTCATGCCGTACGCGTTTACCTTCCGCAGAGCGAAAGTGTTGCTTGGCGTGACGCGATACGCGAGCGTTTCCTAGAAGTTGCAGGCCTGATCAATGACTTAGACATAGGAGCCACTGTGACGGAGATTATACCCAGCGGAGACGGTCTGCACACGCCAGAGCACGAGGAATGTCTGCAGAGGCTTATGGCAAAGCACCCCATCGCGCAACCGCTTACGCTAAAGAAGGGGTGCCGCGTCCTTTTGCGTACCAACCTCACTTCACGTTTAGTCAACGGGAGTATTGGTACAGTAGTGGACTTCGTGGAGTGTAGTATGGAAAATATTCCTGTTGCCCTTCGTTGCGAACGTGTGAACCGCTGCGTCGATAGGTATCGTATTTACTGCACGATGGAATGCGGCATGCCCGTACCGCTTTTACCTGTAGTTAAGTTCCATAGTGGTGAAACGATTGTTGTCCCGCCGTGGGAATTTTTGGTTGGTGGAAATCCCATTACCCAGTACTACAGTCTAAGCAGCGTATCCCTGCCCCTTAGTTTAGCATATGCCTTCACCGTCCATAAGGTGCAGGGACTAACGCTTGTTGGTCGTGTCCATCTCGAACTGTCCCGCATGTGGCCCTGTGAGCATTTGTTATACGTCGCCATGAGTCGTGTACGCAACCCAGAGCAACTTAGTATGTCTTCTTTTGACCCCAAGATGGTGCTGGCAAATGAGGCTTGTGTCAAGTTTGACCGTGAACTTAATACCGTAGACAATTTGCCATCGTTAGCCGAGTACCCCGTGTCCTCATGGAAGCGCTGTAATGATATGGTTTATCATTTACGGCGTCAGGGGACTTCTTTAGACCGGTACTTGCAAAATggagcagcaaaagaaggtggaagtGTTCCCGTACAGCAGTTAGGTCTTTCGGGTCCTGTTAAAGGGTCGTTAGAACATTCGATGGTTGTGTCACGACGGTTGCGAAAGCTGATCAAGCAGACTGAGCGCACCATACGTATGCACGAGCGCcgccaaaagaaaatggcgGTGGAGGGTGCAAAACAGACTGACACCACCAAGGCCTCCTCTGGTGAGTCGTTGGAATAG
- a CDS encoding DNA repair/recombination helicase protein PIF1 (curated by P. Englund; similar to DNA repair and recombination protein PIF1, mitochondrial precursor. (Swiss-Prot:P07271) (Saccharomyces cerevisiae)): MSSKTVVWSSLGRFMRTSHHRLLDEKLFPASHNRHVQSRLLSTPLSLIAVPSWMSKCRTSAVRLSRHPPQVSGQEPCAVTASSSVGTWHGSSPAGLRRCQHVRSLNGWTTPGDVPIRHGSRSIATIATGCGGVGAGGINSSVDVAEVSGVSTSGVAAAPTVALPPGPPVEKPPLICVVRRATRGGAAADSVGTGTPGKCDKPPDSSNTLVGTIARVLSSSGECGRHSNANQEGYSLGSRPARKILVKLEADTVAAPLADTKEKQIYVQQQPVVVAQSPLARSSSTVTWEEGDTLVYNIFTQRVVKSSSASIRALSVLGVGVRSSEKELSVVDPHALVEFRDKLREKEVSWPSAWRSSLFNQLQHVLLKDQPMEEMISRVHELLQLHYQRVKRSCVANVTKGEPDTKTEEANPAGDEVAINGEMTYHERLLGYPDLNEEQRRVVDFVLRGYNTYIGGGAGTGKSLLLRVIRQELVSRGLTVATTATTGIAARRLNGATLHHCFGVNVYGEFTRRAELKEFDVIIIDEVSMLSKELFESLEFQLRRANGVDLPFGGVQVILSGDFLQLGAICSVSLVHSSVFRRNFAMLKLQRVVRQEGSSIFAQQLQELRRGTVPHDLQDTVQFLSPPETAKWLEGEGKGAVKLLPTNKEVDEVNQAELDKLPSDLVVYPAQMQAPSLVGRWTATYILEAVVKDTKMIDTHKLTRALEQYVLDFLQKTPYASDYTLPVVGQRYIVLYKLFVDAFAFRVRIPQDMSEKDMRDLALHLRGLETWLPACGLGVFLREILDSPDGLHTDADDYTLTRYAELHPMASPLRLKKGAKVMLRTNLAPGLVNGSLGVVVGFKELSAKHLPRFVNTPGRIAAVENYAEYLRYEHGFTTAFAPEVDFGGGRVIVVPPVLFSVGGLSNTNHYHVGIVSLPLSLAYAFTVHKVQGLTLAGRVHLELSRMWPCDHLLYVAMSRVRNPEQLTVSSFHNSLVRCASECLLFDDSLPPVEQVRVLPHFFQASWQRTPSRRKAALQRKREQAKQSKQKKAAKLKEAMIKQAKEATP, translated from the coding sequence ATGTCTTCAAAGACGGTAGTTTGGAGCAGTTTAGGGCGGTTCATGCGCACCTCCCACCATAGGCTTCTCGACGAAAAATTGTTCCCAGCTTCCCACAACCGCCACGTCCAGTCGCGATTGTTGTCTACCCCGTTATCACTGATTGCGGTACCGTCGTGGATGTCAAAGTGTCGCACCTCAGCCGTTCGGCTCTCACGTCACCCTCCTCAGGTTTCGGGGCAAGAGCCTTGCGCCGTTACCGCATCATCAAGCGTGGGAACGTGGCATGGCTCCAGCCCTGCTGGACTTCGTCGGTGCCAACATGTACGATCATTAAACGGCTGGACAACGCCTGGTGATGTGCCCATACGGCATGGAAGCAGAAGTATCGCAACCATTGCCACTGGATgcggtggtgttggtgctggTGGGATTAATAGCTCAGTCGATGTTGCTGAGGTTAGTGGTGTTAGTACATCCGGAGTTGCAGCTGCTCCTACGGTAGCGCTTCCGCCTGGACCTCCTGTGGAGAAACCGCCGCTCATTTGTGTCGTTAGGCGAGCCACACGCggtggtgctgctgctgactCGGTTGGGACGGGAACTCCTGGAAAATGTGATAAACCTCCCGACTCTTCCAACACGTTGGTTGGTACAATAGCCCGGGTGCTGAGTAGTAGTGGGGAATGTGGACGCCACAGCAATGCAAACCAAGAGGGATATTCTCTTGGATCACGGCCGGCTAGGAAAATATTAGTTAAACTGGAGGCTGATACGGTCGCAGCCCCTCTTGCCGATACTAAGGAAAAGCAGATATATGTTCAGCAACAACCGGTGGTTGTGGCACAATCACCTTTAGCGAGAAGCAGTAGCACCGTTACTTGGGAAGAAGGGGACACGCTTGTGTACAATATTTTTACTCAGCGGGTAGTGAAAAGCTCGTCGGCCAGTATCCGCGCGCTCTCTGTACTTGGTGTAGGAGTTCGTTCCAGTGAGAAGGAGCTTTCCGTAGTTGATCCGCATGCACTGGTGGAGTTTCGTGATAAACTCCGTGAGAAAGAGGTTAGTTGGCCATCTGCGTGGCGTAGTTCCCTTTTTAACCAATTACAACACGTACTGCTAAAAGACCAGCCTATGGAAGAGATGATATCCCGAGTTCATGAGCTGCTACAGCTGCACTACCAGCGTGTGAAGCGTTCGTGCGTGGCAAACGTTACTAAGGGAGAACCCGACACGAAAACGGAAGAGGCGAACCCGGCTGGCGATGAGGTTGCTATAAACGGTGAAATGACATACCATGAACGGTTGCTTGGCTACCCTGACTTAAACGAAGAACAGAGGCGTGTAGTAGACTTTGTGCTTCGCGGCTACAACACGTATATTGGTGGAGGGGCAGGGACTGGAAAGTCTCTTCTTCTGCGGGTAATAAGGCAAGAACTTGTCAGCCGAGGCCTTACGGTAGCAACCACAGCGACAACAGGCATAGCAGCAAGGCGTTTGAATGGGGCAACGCTACATCACTGCTTCGGTGTGAATGTGTATGGTGAGTTTACACGGCGAGCGGAGTTGAAGGAGTTCGATGTGATTATCATAGATGAGGTTTCCATGCTATCAAAGGAGCTATTTGAGTCACTTGAATTCCAGCTCCGCCGGGCGAACGGTGTGGATTTACCTTTCGGTGGCGTGCAAGTTATCTTGTCTGGTGATTTCCTCCAACTGGGTGCGATCTGTTCCGTATCGCTTGTCCACTCGTCAGTGTTCCGCCGTAATTTTGCAATGCTCAAGCTCCAGCGGGTTGTGCGGCAGGAAGGGAGTAGTATTTTCGCCCAGCAGTTACAGGAATTGCGACGGGGTACAGTGCCGCATGATCTGCAAGACACGGTTCAATTCCTATCCCCACCAGAAACAGCGAAATGGTTAGAGGGTGAGGGAAAGGGCGCGGTGAAGTTGCTCCCCACGAACAAGGAAGTGGATGAGGTGAATCAAGCAGAGCTGGACAAGCTTCCCAGTGATCTTGTCGTATATCCCGCACAAATGCAAGCTCCATCACTGGTTGGACGGTGGACTGCAACATATATACTGGAGGCTGTGGTGAAAGACACGAAAATGATAGATACGCATAAGTTAACCAGGGCGCTAGAGCAGTATGTGCTTGATTTCCTTCAGAAAACACCTTATGCCAGTGATTATACGCTACCGGTTGTAGGTCAGCGGTACATTGTGCTGTACAAACTGTTTGTTGATGCCTTCGCATTTCGAGTTCGTATACCACAAGACATGAGTGAGAAGGACATGCGGGACCTTGCGCTGCATCTGCGTGGTTTGGAAACATGGCTTCCGGCGTGTGGGCTTGGGGTTTTCTTGAGAGAAATCCTTGACTCACCTGACGGACTGCATACCGATGCAGACGATTACACGCTAACGCGATATGCAGAGCTTCACCCCATGGCGTCTCCGCTACGCCTCAAGAAGGGTGCTAAAGTGATGTTGCGTACAAACCTCGCCCCAGGTCTCGTAAATGGTAGTCTTGGTGTAGTTGTCGGGTTCAAAGAACTTAGTGCAAAGCACCTTCCGCGATTTGTAAACACACCAGGAAGGATAGCCGCAGTTGAAAATTACGCCGAGTACCTACGGTACGAGCACGGCTTCACCACTGCGTTTGCACCCGAGGTAGATTTCGGAGGGGGGCGCGTGATTGTTGTCCCACCCGTTCTTTTCTCAGTTGGAGGGCTGTCAAACACGAACCACTACCATGTAGGCATCGTATCCCTGCCCCTTAGTTTAGCATATGCCTTCACCGTTCATAAGGTGCAGGGACTAACGCTTGCCGGTCGTGTCCATCTCGAACTGTCCCGCATGTGGCCCTGTGATCATTTGTTATACGTCGCCATGAGTCGTGTACGCAACCCAGAGCAACTGACGGTGTCATCGTTTCACAACAGTCTCGTGCGATGTGCGTCTGAATGTCTCCTCTTCGATGACTCGTTGCCTCCGGTTGAACAAGTGCGGGTTTTGCCACACTTCTTCCAGGCAAGCTGGCAGCGCACACCCAGTAGACGTAAGGCGGCACTCCAGCGGAAAAGGGAGCAGGCAAAGCAATCcaagcaaaagaaggctGCGAAACTGAAAGAAGCAATGATAAAGCaagcgaaggaagcaacaccGTAA
- a CDS encoding NADH-cytochrome b5 reductase-like protein — protein sequence MDPSSGNGGGTSSSGFSTFSDSKYHEARRRKRQQLQQPQRWSYTLQDIPGIIRKAFNDVNTGYAARVAAFFGVTTGVSFSLYKFFFVRLQNDRPLAKRSRFAPHVPVTLLDKERIKGTDMFLFRFALPNSYDYCGYEPISSVQVTTGTVRSMTPVTRWFTPTSHPQQRGIIEFAVKERDPGRMAARLRSLQRGEQVYLGRWMREFPYQNNTYGELGLICTTSGASIALQLMNVMDKDKQDNTQLKFLYCHHTAKDIPFRSTFEAYAKRNPGRISVKYDVMSLGRPAADDGLHLGENVFLGHIDPTIVRKTLPPPVVTNGETGEPVRPKILICGPQRMLLPLCGRVNMLGNYTYWQGPFYKYCGFLKDMGYLRNQVYKFGVSTHLTAYQ from the coding sequence ATGGATCCCAGCAGTGGTAACGGGGGCGGTACTTCCTCATCTGGTTTTTCTACGTTTAGTGATAGCAAATACCATGAAGCCCGCAGGCGGAAACGTCAGCAGCTCCAACAACCGCAGCGGTGGTCCTACACGCTCCAGGACATACCGGGAATTATCCGCAAAGCATTCAACGATGTGAATACGGGCTATGCCGCTCGTGTCGCTGCGTTTTTCGGTGTCACAACTGGGGTGTCATTTTCGTTGTAcaagtttttctttgtccgGCTGCAGAATGACCGACCACTAGCAAAGCGATCGCGTTTTGCTCCGCACGTACCCGTTACTCTGCTTGACAAAGAGCGAATCAAAGGGACAgacatgtttcttttccgttttgCCCTTCCCAACAGTTACGACTACTGCGGTTACGAGCCAATTAGCTCTGTTCAAGTCACTACCGGCACTGTGCGGTCCATGACTCCTGTCACCCGTTGGTTCACACCAACAAGTCATCCCCAGCAGCGGGGTATTATCGAATTTGCCGTAAAGGAGCGCGATCCAGGGCGTATGGCCGCCCGGCTGCGCTCACTTCAGCGGGGTGAACAGGTGTACCTTGGTCGGTGGATGCGGGAGTTTCCCTACCAAAACAATACCTACGGAGAGTTGGGGCTTATTTGCACCACTTCTGGAGCTTCCATTGCGTTGCAGCTGATGAATGTGATGGATAAGGATAAGCAAGATAACACGCAACTTAAGTTTCTGTATTGCCACCACACAGCAAAGGACATCCCATTTCGTAGTACATTTGAAGCGTATGCCAAGCGCAACCCGGGAAGGATTTCGGTGAAGTACGATGTGATGTCGTTAGGGCGGCCGGCAGCTGATGATGGATTACATCTCGGGGAAAACGTTTTCCTTGGCCACATTGACCCAACCATTGTGAGAAAAACACTTCCACCACCAGTTGTCACGAACGGAGAAACTGGTGAGCCTGTACGTCCCAAGATTTTAATATGTGGCCCCCAACGAATGTTATTGCCTCTCTGCGGCCGCGTCAACATGTTGGGCAACTACACATATTGGCAGGGGCCGTTTTACAAGTATTGTGGCTTTCTTAAAGATATGGGATACTTGCGTAATCAGGTCTACAAGTTCGGTGTATCGACACATTTAACGGCCTACCAATGA
- a CDS encoding protein kinase, putative (similar to GB:CAB40783.1 (SP:P50526): Serine/threonine-protein kinase ssp1 (EC 2.7.1.-). {Schizosaccharomyces pombe}; mediates a rapid osmotic stress response at the cell surface; ELM kinase family; required for alteration) — MNTFKGDGKDSSLLFSWTDVGTAPARLPVYSAKRDERSQYVNSKGSESTGGTPAEPQKLAVGERLRATRTKPHNRSGEELTSPSRSKESQVLSTYMGGGKIGIWPLSVYGVDVFSDLSALLPQTRALEMSEQAECADTPTPASLHPEDYSAMRPLGSLSMRSDDSSKEEWKLPLLIPRGDMVTKHASVSHWIEGTTILNEYALLKSVGKGTSGKVRLAYSLSRNESVAIKVIPRPREKRRAIETACNSATARMEALQREIRVMKQLRHKSIVSLFEVIDDPDTEKLYIVMQYIDNGPIARLDREGNCDPIPPEDLTNYARQILAGMEYLQRHGIVHRDIKPENILVNSKKCAFISDFGVAAILGDDEMCLHRFEGTPLFMPPEVFCSVDPSPCVGDVGADGTNNANSVHNGRSGKSDVRKQLLFAMDVWSLGVTFYTLLVGSVPFKTIGDIQNTLQSPVVIPDVVPESWRLILQWMLSPLPEHRPTVSELRLRVKKMIRQDVAKQRSEVMNSSESQKCPGGCSAPTSPLPFDLHRPAPAAGPPSAWQCKSWGHPVTREHIVERAPMANNTPYDSLISYSEANASPAGEGCLQVQESTYHARRWNPTIA, encoded by the coding sequence ATGAACACCTTCAAGGGTGATGGGAAGGATTCCTCATTACTTTTTTCATGGACGGATGTGGGCACGGCTCCTGCGCGACTTCCTGTATACTCGGCAAAACGAGATGAACGGAGCCAATATGTTAACAGCAAAGGGAGCGAATCAACTGGAGGTACCCCTGCAGAACCACAAAAACTTGCAGTAGGAGAACGCTTGCGAGCCACTCGTACAAAACCGCACAACCGAAGCGGCGAGGAATTAACGAGCCCGTCACGCTCAAAAGAATCGCAGGTGCTGTCAACATATATGGGTGGAGGTAAAATTGGCATATGGCCATTGTCAGTATATGGTGTTGATGTTTTCAGTGACTTGAGTGCCTTGCTGCCACAAACCAGAGCGCTGGAAATGAGCGAACAGGCGGAGTGCGCCGACACCCCAACACCGGCATCGCTTCATCCGGAAGACTACAGCGCTATGCGGCCGCTGGGATCACTTTCTATGCGTAGTGATGACTCATCTAAAGAGGAATGGAAATTGCCATTATTAATACCGCGAGGTGACATGGTCACAAAACATGCGTCCGTATCGCACTGGATTGAGGGTACCACGATATTGAATGAATATGCTCTGCTGAAGAGTGTTGGAAAGGGAACTTCAGGTAAGGTGCGGCTGGCGTACAGTCTCTCGCGTAACGAGTCCGTAGCAATTAAAGTTATCCCGCGACCGAGGGAGAAAAGACGAGCTATTGAGACTGCTTGTAATTCAGCAACAGCTCGGATGGAGGCTCTACAGCGGGAAATCAGAGTAATGAAGCAATTACGACACAAGAGTATTGTCTCATTGTTTGAGGTTATCGATGATCCTGATACTGAAAAGCTATACATTGTCATGCAATACATCGACAACGGCCCGATCGCCCGCCTAGACAGAGAAGGGAACTGTGATCCGATCCCACCTGAGGACTTAACTAATTATGCGCGCCAGATTCTCGCCGGAATGGAGTATCTGCAGCGGCACGGCATCGTGCATCGTGACATCAAACCTGAAAATATACTCGTCAACAGTAAGAAGTGCGCGTTTATCTCTGATTTTGGTGTTGCGGCAATTCTCGGAGATGACGAAATGTGTTTGCACCGCTTCGAGGGGACTCCGTTGTTTATGCCCCCGGAAGTATTTTGCAGCGTTGATCCATCACCCTGCGTGGGTGATGTGGGCGCTGACGGCACCAATAATGCTAACAGTGTTCATAACGGAAGAAGCGGAAAGTCAGATGTCCGGAAGCAACTTCTGTTCGCCATGGATGTTTGGTCTCTCGGTGTCACCTTCTACACTCTACTTGTTGGATCGGTTCCATTCAAAACAATTGGGGACATACAAAACACACTTCAATCCCCAGTGGTGATTCCCGACGTTGTGCCTGAGTCGTGGCGATTGATTTTGCAGTGGATGctttctcctcttccagAGCACCGCCCCACCGTATCGGAGCTGCGCCTCCGTGTGAAAAAAATGATCCGGCAGGATGTCGCAAAGCAGAGGAGTGAAGTAATGAACTCGTCTGAGTCTCAAAAGTGTCCTGGAGGCTGCAGTGCACCGACTTCACCACTACCTTTTGATTTGCATCGACCGGCGCCGGCGGCTGGCCCGCCTTCTGCGTGGCAGTGCAAGTCATGGGGCCACCCGGTAACGCGTGAGCATATTGTGGAAAGAGCACCAATGGCAAATAACACACCGTACGACTCGCTGATAAGTTACAGTGAAGCAAATGCGTCGCCAGCGGGGGAGGGTTGTCTCCAAGTGCAAGAATCTACTTACCACGCGAGACGGTGGAACCCCACGATTGCATGA